In Pseudobacter ginsenosidimutans, the following are encoded in one genomic region:
- a CDS encoding RNA polymerase sigma factor, whose protein sequence is MELTATIVQDELVERCKRGDPTGFEALYQRYARAMYNTSLRIVNNTGDAEDVLQEAFLDAFRSLNDFHYRSTFGAWLKRIVINKSINILRKKKMQLSELDENGVEAIPEEKGTDEAELQFRVAEVKRYIQLLPDGYRAVLSLYLLEGYDHEEISGILGISHNTVRTQYVRAKQKLLNLLKQGGIS, encoded by the coding sequence TTGGAGCTGACTGCAACCATTGTCCAGGATGAGTTGGTGGAACGCTGTAAACGAGGGGACCCCACCGGCTTCGAAGCCCTTTATCAGCGGTACGCCAGGGCTATGTACAACACGAGCCTGCGCATCGTCAACAATACAGGTGACGCGGAAGACGTGTTACAGGAGGCGTTTTTGGATGCCTTCAGATCTTTGAACGATTTCCATTACCGTTCCACATTCGGTGCATGGTTGAAAAGGATTGTGATCAACAAATCCATCAACATACTTCGCAAAAAGAAAATGCAGCTGAGTGAACTGGACGAGAACGGAGTGGAAGCAATTCCTGAAGAGAAAGGAACCGATGAAGCGGAATTGCAGTTCAGAGTAGCCGAAGTAAAAAGATATATCCAGTTATTACCGGACGGGTATCGCGCTGTACTGAGCCTTTACCTGCTGGAAGGTTATGATCATGAAGAGATCTCAGGGATCCTCGGCATATCGCACAATACCGTCCGCACACAATATGTCCGTGCAAAGCAAAAATTATTGAACCTATTGAAACAAGGAGGAATATCATGA
- the pyrF gene encoding orotidine-5'-phosphate decarboxylase, which produces MTRQQLVEEIRKKQSYLCVGLDTDITKIPKHLLAAADPVFEFNRMIIDATKDYCVSYKINTAFYEALGRRGWDSMEKTVDYIGKSHFTIADAKRGDIGNTSTQYAKAFFETLNFDAITVAPYMGSDSVKPFLEYKHKWTILLGLTSNPGAQDFELQPAGNGLLYEKVLTTAAQWGTPENLMYVVGATQADSFTAIRSLTPDHFYLVPGVGAQGGSLKEISAKAMNKDVGLLVNASRAVIFAGNGEDFAEKAAEAAKTYAQEMAGYLK; this is translated from the coding sequence ATGACACGTCAACAACTGGTGGAAGAGATCCGCAAGAAGCAATCCTATCTCTGTGTAGGACTGGATACCGATATTACAAAGATCCCGAAACACCTGCTGGCTGCAGCAGATCCCGTTTTCGAGTTCAACCGGATGATCATCGATGCAACCAAAGACTATTGCGTCAGCTATAAGATCAATACCGCTTTCTATGAAGCGCTTGGCCGCAGAGGCTGGGATTCCATGGAAAAGACGGTGGATTATATCGGCAAATCTCATTTCACCATTGCAGACGCCAAGCGCGGCGATATCGGCAATACCTCCACGCAGTATGCCAAAGCATTCTTCGAAACGCTGAACTTCGACGCCATTACTGTAGCTCCTTATATGGGCTCCGACAGCGTGAAGCCATTTCTGGAATACAAACACAAATGGACCATTCTTCTGGGTCTCACTTCCAATCCCGGAGCACAGGACTTTGAACTGCAACCCGCAGGCAATGGACTACTCTACGAAAAAGTGCTGACCACTGCCGCACAATGGGGCACACCCGAAAACCTCATGTACGTGGTAGGCGCCACACAGGCCGATTCTTTTACAGCTATCCGCAGCCTCACGCCTGATCATTTCTACCTCGTACCCGGTGTTGGTGCGCAGGGAGGAAGTCTCAAAGAGATCTCCGCCAAAGCCATGAACAAGGATGTGGGATTACTGGTGAACGCGAGCCGTGCCGTGATCTTTGCTGGTAATGGTGAGGATTTTGCAGAGAAGGCCGCTGAAGCAGCGAAAACTTATGCGCAGGAAATGGCAGGCTATCTGAAATAA
- a CDS encoding 3-hydroxyanthranilate 3,4-dioxygenase: MPIAAPFNLKKWIDDHRDLLKPPVGNQCVYKDAENFIVMVVGGPNARKDYHYNESEELYYQLEGNMVLKIIDNGEPRSIPINEGDMFLLPPMTPHSPQRPANTVGLVIEKIREDEENEKDAFMWFCENCGNKLFEEFVFVKDIVKQLPPIMEKFYGSPELRTCKKCGTVMEPPVKK; the protein is encoded by the coding sequence ATGCCAATTGCAGCACCTTTCAACCTGAAGAAATGGATCGATGACCACCGCGATCTGCTGAAACCTCCTGTAGGCAATCAATGCGTTTACAAGGATGCAGAGAATTTTATCGTGATGGTGGTTGGCGGCCCCAATGCACGTAAAGATTATCACTACAATGAAAGTGAAGAACTGTATTACCAACTGGAAGGAAATATGGTACTGAAGATCATCGACAATGGCGAGCCCCGCAGCATTCCCATCAATGAGGGCGATATGTTCCTGCTTCCCCCGATGACGCCGCACAGCCCGCAAAGGCCCGCCAATACGGTTGGACTGGTGATTGAAAAGATCCGTGAAGATGAAGAGAACGAGAAAGACGCCTTCATGTGGTTCTGCGAGAACTGCGGCAATAAGCTGTTTGAAGAATTCGTATTTGTAAAAGATATCGTGAAGCAACTGCCTCCGATCATGGAAAAATTCTATGGCTCCCCGGAGCTGCGCACCTGTAAAAAATGCGGTACCGTAATGGAGCCGCCTGTGAAAAAGTAA
- a CDS encoding RidA family protein encodes MSKEIVHTTSAATPLGAYPHARKVGNLLFLSGIGPRSAKDNSIPGLELDAEGHIVKYDIEAECHSVFANVKAVLEASGSSWDKIVDVTVFLTNMKKDFPIYNKIYAEYFTSVQACRTTVEIKSLPTPIAIELKVIATID; translated from the coding sequence ATGAGCAAAGAAATAGTACATACTACATCGGCAGCCACTCCATTGGGCGCCTATCCCCATGCAAGAAAAGTAGGCAACCTGCTCTTCCTCTCCGGTATCGGACCGAGAAGCGCCAAGGACAATTCCATTCCCGGACTGGAGCTGGATGCGGAAGGCCATATCGTGAAATATGATATCGAAGCCGAATGCCATTCTGTTTTCGCCAACGTGAAAGCCGTGCTGGAAGCCAGTGGCAGCAGCTGGGACAAGATCGTGGATGTGACTGTTTTTCTCACTAACATGAAAAAAGACTTTCCCATTTACAATAAGATCTACGCAGAATATTTCACCAGCGTACAGGCATGCAGAACAACTGTAGAGATCAAGAGCCTGCCCACGCCGATCGCTATCGAGCTGAAAGTGATCGCTACCATCGATTAG
- a CDS encoding DUF4097 family beta strand repeat-containing protein, whose product MSKVYNALLLVLSFAFTGTAIASENPLVEKKKVYTKSYPLSGNDKVSLTNKFGSLKINTWTKNEVKVEVTISAEAKTEERAQSILDGITINDSKNSEGVIFKTSIKGNNNQRWEKGEKQGFQVDYEVFLPAQNPLYAANEFGPLVIGDHSGEATVISKFGSARIGKLGNAKKIQVEFGSLILDAMNNGNLVIKFSSVEVRKTSGELNIDVEHSSAKLNLDNAVKNVTVKNSFSPLLLDVPANFSATYNIRTSFAKFKNKTSFAINKEDEDESRGPKFDFDYTGKSGGGETSVKVKTSFGDITIGHNLPFKVEEKNKKTKDI is encoded by the coding sequence ATGTCAAAAGTATATAACGCACTCTTACTCGTCCTCTCCTTCGCCTTTACAGGGACTGCCATCGCATCGGAAAATCCGCTGGTGGAAAAGAAAAAAGTGTACACCAAATCATATCCGCTGAGTGGCAACGATAAAGTTTCGCTCACCAATAAATTCGGTTCACTGAAGATCAATACCTGGACAAAGAATGAAGTGAAAGTGGAAGTGACCATCAGTGCAGAAGCCAAAACCGAAGAACGCGCTCAGAGTATTCTCGATGGCATCACCATCAATGATAGCAAGAACTCTGAAGGTGTCATTTTCAAAACGAGTATCAAAGGCAATAACAACCAACGCTGGGAAAAAGGCGAGAAACAAGGATTCCAGGTGGACTATGAAGTGTTCCTGCCGGCACAGAACCCTCTTTATGCGGCCAATGAATTCGGCCCTCTTGTGATCGGCGATCATTCCGGTGAGGCTACTGTGATCAGTAAATTCGGCAGCGCCAGGATCGGTAAACTGGGAAATGCAAAAAAGATCCAGGTTGAATTCGGTTCACTCATCCTCGATGCGATGAATAACGGAAATCTCGTCATCAAATTCTCTTCTGTTGAAGTGCGCAAAACCAGCGGAGAATTGAATATAGATGTAGAGCACAGCAGTGCAAAACTGAACCTGGACAATGCCGTGAAGAATGTAACGGTAAAGAACAGCTTCTCTCCACTCCTGCTGGATGTGCCTGCTAATTTTTCCGCTACCTATAATATCCGCACCAGCTTCGCCAAATTCAAGAACAAAACAAGTTTCGCTATCAATAAGGAAGATGAAGATGAAAGCCGCGGACCGAAATTCGATTTCGACTACACAGGTAAATCAGGGGGCGGTGAAACTTCCGTAAAAGTGAAAACCAGTTTCGGGGACATCACCATCGGTCATAACCTGCCATTCAAAGTGGAAGAGAAAAACAAGAAAACTAAAGATATTTAG
- a CDS encoding glycerophosphodiester phosphodiesterase: protein MKKIVYTFVAGALLLAACTTQKKATVQLPAFDAEGHRGCRGIMPENTIPAMLHALNLNITTLEMDAVITKDKQVILSHEPFFNHHITTKPDGSLVSEAEEKSLNIFQMTYAETQRYDVGLKPNPAFPKQQKMAATKPLLSELIEKVESAVKQKGRKPVFYNIETKTQPAGDNIYHPAPEEFVDLLMGVINKAGIAHRVIIQSFDFRTLKVLHAKYPAVMTAALVEGVSKRSMQQQLDELGFTPTIYSPYFVSVNKAMVDEAHLLNMKIVPWTVNDKAGIDKLKALGVDGIISDYPDLF, encoded by the coding sequence ATGAAGAAGATCGTTTATACATTTGTTGCAGGCGCTCTCTTGCTGGCTGCCTGTACCACACAGAAAAAAGCTACTGTGCAACTACCCGCATTCGACGCAGAAGGCCACCGCGGTTGCCGCGGCATCATGCCGGAGAATACTATTCCCGCTATGCTGCATGCCCTCAATCTCAATATTACTACCCTGGAAATGGACGCAGTGATCACCAAAGACAAACAGGTGATTCTCTCACACGAGCCCTTCTTCAATCATCATATCACCACAAAACCAGATGGTTCACTGGTGTCTGAAGCCGAAGAAAAAAGCTTGAATATTTTCCAGATGACCTACGCAGAAACCCAGCGGTACGACGTAGGATTGAAACCCAATCCGGCTTTCCCGAAGCAACAGAAGATGGCTGCCACCAAACCTCTGCTCAGTGAATTGATCGAAAAGGTAGAATCTGCTGTAAAACAAAAAGGACGTAAGCCAGTCTTTTATAATATCGAGACCAAGACCCAGCCTGCCGGTGATAATATCTATCATCCTGCACCTGAAGAATTCGTTGATCTTTTGATGGGTGTTATCAACAAAGCAGGCATTGCCCATCGCGTGATCATCCAGAGCTTCGATTTCCGCACACTGAAAGTGCTGCATGCAAAATATCCTGCAGTGATGACAGCCGCGCTGGTGGAAGGCGTGAGTAAACGCAGTATGCAGCAACAACTGGATGAGCTCGGATTTACGCCCACTATTTACAGTCCCTATTTTGTAAGCGTGAACAAAGCCATGGTGGACGAAGCGCATCTGCTCAATATGAAGATCGTTCCCTGGACGGTGAATGATAAAGCAGGCATCGATAAACTGAAAGCATTGGGAGTGGATGGGATCATTTCAGATTATCCTGATCTGTTTTAG
- a CDS encoding SDR family oxidoreductase, producing MNLSLEGKNALICGSSQGIGLAIAEELALLGANCTLLARNEESLKQAILKLDIALRQQHNYLVADFSKPEDVARVVRTHVASNPIHILINNTGGPPPGPIVEATPEQFLNTFNQHLICNHLLTQAVVPGMKAAQFGRIINIVSTSVKIPLKNLGVSNTIRGAVASWAKTMSIELGQFNITVNNVLPGATTTARLEGIVKNASKNKNISEEEVAEEMTKEVPMRRFGNPGEVAAVAAFLASPAASYVTGTSIPVDGGRTGSI from the coding sequence ATGAATCTTTCTCTCGAAGGAAAAAATGCCCTGATCTGCGGAAGTTCGCAGGGAATCGGGCTGGCTATTGCAGAAGAACTGGCTTTGCTCGGCGCCAATTGTACGCTCCTGGCCCGTAATGAGGAATCATTGAAGCAGGCGATACTGAAGCTGGATATTGCACTGAGACAGCAACACAATTATCTTGTAGCCGATTTCAGCAAACCCGAAGATGTGGCCCGTGTGGTGCGTACGCATGTGGCGTCCAATCCCATTCATATCCTGATCAATAATACAGGAGGCCCGCCTCCCGGTCCGATCGTTGAAGCAACGCCTGAACAATTCCTCAATACTTTCAATCAGCACCTGATCTGCAATCACCTGCTCACGCAGGCTGTTGTGCCGGGAATGAAAGCTGCGCAATTCGGAAGGATCATCAATATCGTGAGCACCTCAGTTAAGATACCGCTCAAGAACCTGGGCGTATCCAATACTATCCGTGGTGCAGTGGCCAGCTGGGCCAAGACCATGAGCATCGAGCTCGGGCAGTTCAATATTACTGTGAACAATGTATTGCCCGGCGCTACTACAACGGCAAGACTGGAAGGCATTGTGAAGAACGCTTCAAAGAACAAGAATATCTCTGAAGAGGAAGTGGCTGAAGAAATGACGAAGGAAGTACCGATGCGCAGGTTCGGTAATCCCGGTGAAGTGGCTGCAGTAGCGGCTTTTCTGGCTTCGCCTGCGGCGAGCTATGTAACGGGCACCAGTATCCCTGTAGATGGCGGAAGAACAGGATCCATTTAA
- a CDS encoding amidohydrolase family protein has product MKIDIHTHIMPEKMPNWVQKFGYGEFIHLEHRNCKACMMKGDKLFREVEDNCFKATLREEEMNATGVDIQVLSTIPVLFNYWAKPADGLETSRFFNDHIAETAGLQPDRFIGLGTVPLQDIGLSVREMERCVHELKLPGLEIGSNINGRNLSDPSFFPFYEAASELGCALFVHPWEMMGETQMQKYWLPWLVGMPAETSRAICSMIFGGVFEKFPKLRVAFAHGGGSFPFTIGRIQHGFDVRPDLVAIDNPVSPRDYIGKFWVDSLVHDASAMKFLIDTMGEDKICLGSDYPFPLGEHVPGKLIEEMDLSENIKENLLHKNALRWLGK; this is encoded by the coding sequence ATGAAGATCGACATACACACGCATATCATGCCCGAAAAAATGCCCAACTGGGTACAGAAATTCGGGTACGGAGAATTCATTCACCTGGAACATCGCAACTGCAAAGCCTGCATGATGAAAGGTGATAAATTGTTCAGAGAAGTAGAAGACAATTGTTTCAAAGCCACCCTGCGCGAAGAGGAAATGAATGCAACGGGTGTAGACATCCAGGTACTTTCCACTATTCCTGTTTTATTCAATTACTGGGCAAAGCCCGCGGACGGACTGGAGACCTCCCGTTTCTTCAATGACCATATTGCAGAGACTGCCGGTCTGCAACCTGACCGCTTCATTGGATTAGGCACTGTTCCCTTACAAGACATCGGTCTTTCTGTACGTGAGATGGAACGCTGCGTTCATGAACTGAAACTGCCTGGTCTCGAGATCGGCAGTAATATCAATGGCAGGAATTTGTCAGATCCATCTTTCTTTCCTTTCTATGAAGCCGCATCGGAACTGGGTTGCGCCCTGTTTGTGCATCCCTGGGAAATGATGGGCGAAACACAGATGCAAAAATACTGGCTGCCCTGGCTTGTAGGCATGCCGGCTGAGACCAGTCGCGCTATCTGCAGCATGATCTTCGGTGGCGTATTTGAGAAGTTCCCGAAACTGCGCGTGGCGTTTGCACATGGCGGCGGTTCTTTTCCTTTTACCATTGGCAGGATCCAGCATGGGTTTGATGTAAGACCAGATCTGGTGGCGATAGATAACCCGGTTTCACCAAGGGATTATATCGGAAAATTCTGGGTGGATAGTCTGGTGCATGATGCATCGGCTATGAAATTCCTGATCGACACGATGGGAGAAGATAAGATCTGTTTAGGTAGCGATTATCCTTTCCCGTTAGGCGAGCATGTGCCAGGGAAATTGATAGAAGAGATGGATCTTTCGGAGAATATCAAAGAAAACCTGTTACATAAAAACGCCCTGCGCTGGCTGGGTAAATAA
- a CDS encoding aldehyde dehydrogenase: MQQDIPWHLENFIGGSFIGPLSGNFIDNFNPATGEVSGKIPDSNEQDVAVAVKAAQKAFTTWSVTPLEKRFEILNRIAELIDDNKELFALAESNDNGKPLWLSRKVDIPRASANFRFFATGIMHFAAESHQMEDSAINYTLRQPIGVVGCISPWNLPLYLFTWKIAPALAAGNCVIAKPSEVTPLTAFLLGRVVKEAGLPDGVLNILHGTGPVTGEAIIQHPAIKAISFTGSTRAGARIASVAAPVFKKLSLELGGKNPNIIFADCDWEKMMNTTVQSSFANQGQICLCGSRILVEASIYDKFKTEFVERVKALKVGDPMDEKSKQGAIVSKVHFEKVMGCIEKAKEEGGTILVGGQAVQPEGRCANGWFIQPTVIEGVGPDTVTNQEEIFGPVVTIQKFNTEEEALQLANATQYGLAATIWTSNLTRAHRVGARVESGIIWINCWLLRDLRTPFGGVKNSGVGREGGWEALRFFTEAKNICVQL, translated from the coding sequence ATGCAACAAGATATCCCCTGGCACCTTGAGAATTTCATCGGCGGCAGTTTTATCGGACCGCTGAGTGGAAATTTCATCGATAACTTCAATCCCGCTACCGGTGAAGTGAGCGGCAAGATCCCGGACAGCAATGAACAGGATGTGGCAGTAGCTGTTAAAGCTGCACAGAAAGCCTTCACCACCTGGTCTGTTACTCCGCTGGAAAAAAGATTCGAAATACTCAACCGCATCGCGGAGCTCATCGATGATAACAAAGAACTGTTTGCTTTAGCTGAGTCTAACGATAATGGCAAACCGCTTTGGCTGAGCCGTAAGGTGGACATACCACGAGCCTCCGCCAATTTCAGGTTCTTCGCCACCGGCATCATGCATTTTGCTGCCGAGAGCCACCAAATGGAGGACAGCGCCATCAACTATACTCTTCGTCAACCGATCGGTGTGGTAGGCTGTATCTCTCCATGGAACCTGCCGCTCTATCTCTTCACCTGGAAGATAGCGCCAGCGCTGGCCGCAGGCAATTGCGTGATCGCGAAACCATCTGAGGTAACACCACTCACAGCTTTCCTGCTGGGACGTGTGGTGAAAGAAGCCGGACTGCCGGACGGCGTGCTGAACATCCTGCATGGCACTGGTCCGGTAACCGGCGAAGCCATTATTCAGCACCCCGCTATCAAAGCCATTTCTTTTACGGGCAGCACACGCGCAGGAGCACGTATCGCATCTGTTGCAGCGCCTGTGTTCAAGAAATTATCACTCGAACTGGGAGGTAAGAACCCGAATATCATATTCGCCGATTGTGATTGGGAAAAGATGATGAATACCACCGTGCAATCTTCCTTCGCCAACCAGGGACAGATCTGTCTCTGCGGCAGCCGCATTTTGGTGGAAGCGAGCATCTATGATAAATTCAAAACTGAATTTGTAGAAAGAGTGAAAGCATTGAAAGTGGGAGACCCGATGGATGAAAAAAGCAAGCAGGGCGCTATTGTCAGCAAAGTACATTTTGAAAAGGTCATGGGCTGCATCGAAAAAGCCAAAGAAGAAGGCGGCACCATTCTCGTTGGCGGACAAGCCGTGCAACCCGAAGGCCGCTGCGCAAATGGCTGGTTCATTCAACCTACGGTGATCGAAGGTGTTGGTCCTGATACCGTCACCAACCAGGAAGAGATCTTCGGGCCTGTGGTGACAATTCAAAAATTCAATACGGAAGAAGAGGCATTGCAACTCGCCAATGCCACGCAATACGGGCTGGCTGCTACTATCTGGACCAGCAATCTCACCCGCGCACATCGTGTAGGCGCACGCGTTGAATCCGGCATCATCTGGATCAACTGCTGGCTGCTCCGCGATCTCAGAACACCTTTCGGTGGTGTGAAGAACAGCGGCGTGGGCCGCGAAGGCGGATGGGAAGCATTGCGCTTTTTCACCGAAGCAAAGAATATCTGTGTGCAATTGTAA
- a CDS encoding FAD-dependent oxidoreductase, protein MQKKEVLIIGAGLVGSLLSVYMAKRGHKVKLYERRPDMRKETVAAGRSINLALSDRGLKALEKIGLADAIREISIPMHGRYIHHIDGSSAFQPYGKEGQFINSVSRGTLNKKLMDLAEENGIEIFFEHKCSHVDWKTNTVSFETNGKTVDVKADLIFGADGAFSAARLQHQLQADRFNYQQFYIDCGYKELTILPNAEGDFAMHVNALHIWPRKEFMLIALPNLDKTFTCTLFFPFEGPQSFSRLDTKEKVKDFFEKTFPDAVPLMPTYLEDFFNNPTSSLVTVKCYPWVREDKFALIGDAAHAIVPFFGQGMNAGFEDCSVLDDLMEHHGDHWDAILEEFQLLRKPDADAIADLAVNNFTEMRDRVADPKFLLQKKIEAKLNEKFPDKWIPAYSLVTFSPHIRYSEALANGMKQEAIMQQVMQRADIDSRWDDDVLHREIVDQL, encoded by the coding sequence GTGCAAAAAAAAGAAGTCTTGATCATTGGCGCAGGCCTTGTTGGTTCCTTGCTTTCAGTATACATGGCCAAACGCGGACATAAAGTGAAACTCTATGAACGCAGGCCCGATATGAGAAAAGAAACTGTGGCGGCGGGCAGGTCAATCAATTTGGCGCTGAGCGACCGCGGCCTCAAAGCCCTCGAAAAGATCGGACTGGCCGATGCCATCCGCGAGATCTCTATCCCTATGCATGGCCGTTATATCCATCACATAGATGGCAGCAGTGCCTTCCAGCCTTACGGCAAGGAAGGGCAGTTCATCAACTCCGTTAGTCGCGGTACCCTCAACAAAAAATTGATGGACCTGGCTGAAGAGAATGGCATCGAGATCTTCTTCGAGCACAAATGCTCGCATGTTGACTGGAAAACAAATACAGTTAGTTTTGAAACGAATGGAAAGACTGTAGATGTAAAAGCCGATCTGATCTTCGGAGCAGACGGCGCTTTCTCTGCAGCCCGCCTCCAGCACCAGTTACAGGCCGATCGATTCAATTATCAGCAATTCTATATCGATTGCGGCTACAAAGAGCTTACCATCCTGCCCAATGCAGAAGGCGATTTCGCGATGCATGTGAATGCCCTGCATATCTGGCCCAGGAAGGAATTCATGCTCATCGCTCTCCCGAACCTCGACAAAACTTTCACCTGCACTTTGTTCTTCCCCTTCGAAGGACCACAGTCTTTTTCCCGCCTCGATACAAAGGAAAAAGTGAAAGACTTCTTCGAGAAGACCTTCCCCGATGCAGTGCCGCTGATGCCTACTTACCTGGAAGACTTTTTCAATAACCCAACTTCATCGCTCGTAACAGTTAAATGTTATCCGTGGGTACGTGAAGATAAATTCGCGCTGATCGGTGATGCGGCCCATGCCATCGTTCCTTTCTTCGGGCAGGGCATGAATGCCGGCTTCGAAGATTGCAGTGTGCTGGATGATCTGATGGAGCATCATGGCGATCACTGGGACGCCATCCTGGAGGAATTCCAGCTGCTGCGCAAGCCCGATGCCGATGCCATTGCAGACCTGGCTGTGAACAATTTCACGGAAATGCGCGACAGGGTTGCCGATCCTAAATTCCTGCTGCAGAAAAAGATCGAAGCAAAGCTGAACGAGAAGTTCCCCGATAAATGGATCCCCGCGTATTCACTGGTTACCTTCAGTCCGCATATCCGCTATTCCGAAGCACTGGCCAATGGAATGAAGCAGGAAGCCATCATGCAACAGGTCATGCAGCGCGCAGATATTGATTCCCGCTGGGATGATGATGTTTTGCACCGGGAAATTGTGGATCAGTTATAG
- the kynU gene encoding kynureninase, with translation MNGKDAIYFTGNSLGLQPKTVRSYVQQELDDWAEYGVEGHFHAKNPWFSYHEIFPEKVSKIVGALPEEVVVMNQLTVNLHLLMVSFYRPTKQRFKIICEAKAFPSDQYALETQLKFHGYDLKDALVEIAPRQGEHTMRIEDILTAIDTHKDSLALVMFGGVNYYSGQVLDMKTITEAAHKAGAIAGFDLAHGAGNIPLELHNWNVDFACWCSYKYLNSGPGGVAGAFVHQKHLSNKELPRFAGWWGHTKETRFLMQPGFDPIPTAEGWQLSNAPVLSMAAHKASVDIFDEAGMPALVKKGKAMSGYLQFILEEMNAQSGTKVVEVITPKNESERGCQVSLLMLVRGKEVFKTLMDRGVIADWREPNVIRVAPVPMYNKFEDVWMFGQIIKEVLATSVVG, from the coding sequence GTGAATGGCAAAGACGCAATTTATTTCACCGGTAACTCACTCGGGCTTCAACCGAAAACTGTCCGTTCATATGTTCAGCAAGAACTGGACGATTGGGCTGAATATGGCGTTGAAGGTCATTTCCATGCAAAGAATCCCTGGTTCTCTTACCATGAGATCTTTCCTGAGAAAGTAAGCAAGATCGTGGGCGCACTGCCGGAAGAGGTGGTGGTGATGAACCAGCTCACTGTGAATCTGCATCTCCTGATGGTGAGTTTTTACAGGCCCACCAAACAGCGTTTCAAAATCATTTGTGAAGCGAAGGCATTCCCTTCCGATCAATATGCGCTGGAAACGCAACTGAAATTCCACGGCTATGATCTGAAAGATGCATTGGTGGAGATAGCTCCACGCCAAGGGGAACATACCATGCGCATCGAAGATATTCTTACTGCTATCGACACACATAAGGATTCGCTGGCCCTCGTTATGTTCGGCGGTGTGAATTACTATAGCGGTCAGGTGCTGGATATGAAGACCATCACCGAAGCAGCCCACAAAGCCGGCGCTATCGCGGGTTTCGACCTGGCGCATGGTGCAGGGAATATTCCGCTTGAACTTCATAACTGGAATGTAGACTTCGCCTGCTGGTGCAGTTATAAATATCTGAACTCTGGTCCTGGTGGTGTTGCCGGTGCATTCGTGCATCAGAAACATCTTTCCAATAAAGAACTGCCTCGCTTTGCAGGCTGGTGGGGACATACAAAAGAGACTCGATTCCTGATGCAGCCCGGTTTCGATCCTATTCCAACAGCTGAAGGATGGCAATTGAGCAATGCGCCCGTTCTATCTATGGCTGCTCATAAAGCGAGTGTGGATATTTTTGATGAAGCTGGTATGCCGGCGCTGGTGAAGAAAGGAAAAGCCATGAGTGGTTACCTGCAATTCATCCTGGAAGAGATGAATGCACAGTCAGGAACAAAAGTGGTGGAAGTGATCACGCCGAAAAATGAATCCGAGCGTGGATGCCAGGTAAGCCTGCTGATGCTGGTGCGTGGGAAGGAAGTATTCAAAACATTGATGGATCGTGGTGTGATAGCCGACTGGCGAGAGCCCAATGTGATCCGCGTGGCGCCGGTGCCAATGTATAATAAGTTTGAAGATGTGTGGATGTTCGGGCAGATCATTAAGGAAGTGCTGGCCACTTCAGTGGTTGGCTGA
- a CDS encoding FMN-binding negative transcriptional regulator, protein MYNLSEYVEKDLATVLAFIQQHPFATLIGSDAGGAPVATQVPLLIRQQGESISLLGHIMRKTSHHKAFEQNPRVLALFTSPHTYVSPSWYSNPRSGGTWNYMSAQAQGMMEFTSESMLLEILRDTQNLFENDPASPSVYENLSPEYVNPLAKAIVGFEIKVSKLDATFKLSQNRDEASYHNIIAQLKKGSADAQFIAAEMEKRASQLFKNK, encoded by the coding sequence ATGTATAACCTTTCCGAATACGTAGAAAAGGATCTGGCCACAGTGCTGGCCTTCATACAACAACATCCCTTTGCAACCCTGATCGGCAGCGATGCCGGAGGCGCTCCTGTAGCAACCCAGGTGCCGCTGCTGATCAGGCAGCAGGGCGAGTCTATTTCTCTTCTTGGTCACATCATGCGCAAGACCAGTCATCACAAAGCATTTGAACAGAACCCGCGCGTACTGGCGCTTTTCACCAGCCCGCATACCTACGTGAGCCCCAGCTGGTACAGCAATCCGCGTTCCGGCGGCACCTGGAATTATATGTCGGCGCAGGCGCAGGGTATGATGGAGTTCACCAGTGAATCAATGCTGCTGGAGATCCTGCGCGATACGCAGAACCTATTTGAGAATGATCCCGCTTCTCCATCTGTATATGAAAACCTTTCACCGGAATATGTGAATCCGCTGGCAAAAGCGATCGTAGGTTTCGAGATCAAAGTATCGAAGCTGGATGCTACTTTCAAACTGAGCCAGAACCGTGATGAAGCGAGTTATCATAACATCATCGCGCAATTAAAGAAAGGTTCCGCCGATGCGCAGTTCATTGCAGCGGAAATGGAAAAAAGAGCATCACAATTATTTAAGAACAAATGA